In a genomic window of Quercus lobata isolate SW786 chromosome 4, ValleyOak3.0 Primary Assembly, whole genome shotgun sequence:
- the LOC115986597 gene encoding 3-hydroxyisobutyryl-CoA hydrolase 1-like → MDALNSTKPDDHQILVEVKLSARILTLNRPKQLNALSFQMISRLLELFVAYEEDSNVKLVIVKGKGRAFCAGADVAAGIRDINEGTWRLGAKLYWTKFTLIYILATYRKPQVSILNGIVMGGGAGASIHGRFRVATENSVFAMPETALGFFPDMGASYFLSRLPGFFGNGNYIIDLYSNSLDTKSFLERGWSSFSFRLSLLEEALCKVDSSDPAIISAVINEYSKQPYMKEKSAYHRLNVINRCFSRRTVEEIISALEREALNKKDDWISETGLKICLRSIRQGRLQGVGQCLVREYRLVCHVMQGKPSKDVFEGFRAILLDKDKNPKWEPSKLELVSDDMVDSYFYMMDDEGWEHLKLPARSNLPAYAIAKL, encoded by the exons atggaTGCACTCAATTCTACTAAACCCGACGACCACCAG ATTTTGGTTGAAGTGAAGTTGTCTGCAAGAATATTGACATTGAATAGACCTAAGCAACTAAATGCCCTTTCATTTCAAATG ATTTCTCGGCTATTGGAGCTTTTCGTTGCATATGAGGAGGATTCTAATGTGAAGTTGGTAATTGTCAAG ggaaaGGGAAGAGCATTTTGCGCTGGAGCTGATGTTGCAGCAGGGATTCGGGATATTAATGAAG GTACCTGGAGATTAGGTGCAAAATTGTATTGGACGAAGTTCACCTTAATTTACATTTTGGCAACATATCGTAAACCCCAG GTTTCAATCCTTAATGGAATTGTCATGGGAGGTGGGGCAGGGGCTTCAATACATGGTAGATTCCGGGTTGCAACAGAAAATTCG GTCTTTGCAATGCCAGAAACAGCTTTGGGATTCTTCCCAGATATGGGTGCCTCTTATTTCTTGTCAAGACTCCCTGGATTCTTTGGTAATGGCAATTACATCATTGACCTATATAGTAACTCTTTGGATACCAAATCTTTCCTAGAAAGGGGGTGGagttcattttctttt AGATTGTCTTTGTTGGAAGAAGCACTGTGCAAGGTAGATTCAAGTGATCCAGCCATAATCTCCGCAGTTATTAATGAGTACTCAAAGCAACCTTATATGAAAGAGAAAAGTGCATATCACAG ATTGAATGTCATTAATAGGTGCTTTTCTCGAAGAACAGTGGAAGAAATTATATCTGCCCTT GAGAGAGAGGCCTTGAATAAGAAGGATGATTGGATCTCTGAAACAGGCCTTAAAATTTGTCTGAGATCG ATTAGACAAGGACGGCTCCAAGGTGTTGGTCAGTGCCTTGTTCGTGAGTATAGACTGGTTTGTCATGTCATGCAAGGAAAACCAAGCAAGGATGTCTTTGAG GGCTTCAGAGCTATACTATTGGATAAGGATAAGAACCCAAAG TGGGAGCCCTCTAAATTGGAGCTTGTTAGTGACGATATGGTTGACTCATACTTCTATATGATGGATGATGAAGGCTGGGAACATCTAAAGCTCCCTGCAAGATCTAATTTGCCTGCATATGCCATTGCAAAGCTTTAA